TGGTAATGACACCACCCGGCAGGCGGCAGCGCAAAAGCATCGCGTGACGCGGCTCGAGCTTTTGCTCAGCGCGTTCGGCGCGAATATCGCGATCGTCCTGTTGGTACATGCCGTGGAAGCGGATCAGCAGGAAGTTGTCGCCTTTGAAGCCGCCGGTCAGACCATCATTTAAATCTTCGGCAATGGTGCCGCGCAGGTAGTTGCTCTCTACCTTCATGCGCTCGGCGTCCGTCAGTTTGCCTTCGACCACCAGTGGGCCAGGGTGTTTTTCGCTCATTAGTAGACATCTCGCTGATAACGGCGCTCTACGCGCAGCTCACTTAAAAATTCGTCCGCCGTTTCGGCATCCATACCGCCGAATTCGGCAATCACGTCCAGCAAAGCCTGTTCGACGTCTTTCGCCATGCGATTGGCGTCGCCACAGACATAAAGGTGGGCACCGTTATTGATCCACGCCCACAGCTCTGCGCCCTGTTCGCGCAGTTTGTCTTGTACATATATTTTTTGTTTCTGGTCGCGAGACCAGGCCAGATCGATGCGGTTCAGCACGCCCTCTTTGACGTAGCGTTGCCACTCCACCTGGTAAAGGAAATCTTCCGTAAAGTGCGGATTGCCGAAGAACAGCCAGTTTTTGCCCGGCGCTTCATCCGCCGCGCGCTGCTGCAGGAAGGCGCGGAACGGCGCGATACCGGTACCAGGGCCAATCATAATCACTGGCGTTTCAGGATTAGCAGGCAGGCGGAAGTTGTCGTTGTGCTCAATAAACACCCGCACTTCGCCCTCTTCTTCGACACGATCGGCGAGGAAGCTCGATGCTCCACCGGCGCGCGCGCGGCCTTCGATATCAAAGCGTACCGCGCCGACGGTGATATGCACTTCGCTCTCGACTTCCGCCTGCGATGAGGCGATAGAGTAGAGACGCGGCGTCAGCGGACGCAGCAGGCCGATAAGTGATTCGGCATCCAATTGAGCCGGCGCAAAACGCACCATGTCCACAATCGGGGTAGTTGCGGCGTAATGCTGGAGTTTAGCTTTGTCGCCCACCAGCGGCAGCAGGGATTCGCTGCGGGTCAGAGTGGCGTAATTCTCAACGATGTTCGCCGTGTTGACCGTCAGCTCGAAGTGCCACTGCAGCGCCTCGGAAAGCGGCAACGATTTGCCGTCAACGGTGACGGTTTCAGTGCCTTTCAGCCACAGCAGCTCCACCAGTTCTTTCACCAGCTGCGGGTCGTTCTGATACCAGACGCCGAGCGCATCGCCGGGCTGATAGCGTAAACCGGAATCACCGAGATCGATTTCGATGTGGCGAACGTCTTTTTCCGAATCGCGGCCAGTGATTTTCTGGTTCACCGACAGGCTCGCCGTCAGCGGTTGTTCTTTCGTATACGGGCTGGTCAGCACTTCATTGACCACGCCCGAGGCAGTCACCGCGGCCTGCGCGGTGGACTCTGTCGGGACGCGGGCTTTCAGCACCTCAACAATGCGCGCGCGCCATTCAGCGGCAGCTGGCTGATATTCCACGTCCGCATCGACCCTGTCTAGCAGGCGCTCGGCGCCAAGCTCCGCCAGCTTGCTGTCGAAGTCTTTGCCGGACTGGCAGAAGAATTCATAGGACGTATCCCCGAGGCCAAAGACCGCAAACGCGGTGCCATCGAGTTTTGGCGCTTTTTTCGAGAACAGGAATTTATGCAGCGCGACCGCTTCTTCCGCCGGTTCGCCCTCGCCCTGCGTGGAAGCAATCACAATAACCAGTTTTTCTGACGCGATTTGTTTGAATTTATAATCCCCGGCGTTGACCAGGTTCACGTTCAGTTTGGCGGCCAGCAGGTCGTCGCGCAGTGCTTCTGCCACGCGGCGGGCGTTACCCGTTTGCGACGCAGAGATCAGCGTAATCGCCGGGATTTCCACCGCGGCAGGTGCGGTCGTCGCCACAGCCCCAGGCTGTTGATTGAGCATTCCCCAGAAATAGCCGGAGACCCAGGCGAGCTGAGTGGGTGAAAAATCAGTGGTGGCCGCCTGGAGGCGCGCCAGTTGCTCCGGGTTCAGGGGAAGCAAATTCGAAGGTGGGGCCTGTGTTGTCATGCGTTGTTATGTTCCAGTAGCAAAGCGGAATTTATGCAAAAAGACCAAACTAGAGATAAGGTTAACGGCGGGGATAATAACAATTAAAGAAGGGATGGAAATAATAAATAACCAAAAGAACTAACCGCTTTTAGTCATGGTTCTTAACATTAAAAACGATAAAGCAACCTACTGAATTAAAACACATTAACCCGTATTTTTTGTGGCGAATCATCACTGCGCTGGCAAGGGCCGTTTTAGTTAATGCTAAAAAAGGGTCTTTCCGGTACTATTCGGCGGTTTTTTCCGCATTCGCATTACTGAGAGTTAATGATGTCCACCACCCTGTTTAAAGATTTTATGTTCGAAGCTGCCCACCACCTGCCGCATGTGCCGGAAGGCCATAAATGCGGTCGTCTGCACGGTCACTCCTTTATGGTGCGTCTTGAAATTACCGGTGAAGTCGATCCGCACACGGGCTGGATTATGGATTTCTCCGAGCTGAAAGCCGCTTTCAAGCCAACCTACAACAGGCTGGATCACTACTATCTGAATGATATTCCAGGTCTTGAAAACCCAACCAGCGAAGTGCTGGCAAAATGGATTTGGGATCAAATGAAGCCGCTGGTTCCGCTGCTGAGCGCAGTGACCATCAAAGAAACCTGCACGGCAGGCTGCGTTTATCGCGGCGAGTGATGTTTGCCTTTGAGGCAGCGGTCAAACTCCCTTTAATTTCGCTATGTTAGGGTTGTGCGTTCTCAGGAAAAGGAGCGCAAGGTGGCGGACGATTTTGACCTTATTATTATTGGCGCAGGAATAGCAGGTTCGACCTGCGCTCTGCTCAGTGCCCGCGCCGGATTGTCCGTTCTGCTCATCGAGCGCGGCGAACAGCCCGGCAGCAAAAATCTCTCTGGCGGCAGGCTTTACGGCTACGCTCTCGCCGATATTCTTCCCGACTTTCACACCCGCGCGCCCCTTGAGCGTCGCATTACCCGCGAACATTTCTCCCTGTTAACCGCTGACGGTGCGACAAGCCTGTGTGCGCAAAACCCGGCGAGCCCATCGTGGAGCGTATTGCGTGCGCGTTTCGATCCGTGGCTGGCAGCACAGGCGGAAGCGGCGGGCGCTCAATTGCTGTGTGGAGTTACTGTCGAT
Above is a window of Lelliottia jeotgali DNA encoding:
- a CDS encoding 6-carboxy-5,6,7,8-tetrahydropterin synthase, with protein sequence MSTTLFKDFMFEAAHHLPHVPEGHKCGRLHGHSFMVRLEITGEVDPHTGWIMDFSELKAAFKPTYNRLDHYYLNDIPGLENPTSEVLAKWIWDQMKPLVPLLSAVTIKETCTAGCVYRGE
- a CDS encoding Sulfite reductase (NADPH) flavoprotein alpha-component gives rise to the protein MTTQAPPSNLLPLNPEQLARLQAATTDFSPTQLAWVSGYFWGMLNQQPGAVATTAPAAVEIPAITLISASQTGNARRVAEALRDDLLAAKLNVNLVNAGDYKFKQIASEKLVIVIASTQGEGEPAEEAVALHKFLFSKKAPKLDGTAFAVFGLGDTSYEFFCQSGKDFDSKLAELGAERLLDRVDADVEYQPAAAEWRARIVEVLKARVPTESTAQAAVTASGVVNEVLTSPYTKEQPLTASLSVNQKITGRDSEKDVRHIEIDLGDSGLRYQPGDALGVWYQNDPQLVKELVELLWLKGTETVTVDGKSLPLSEALQWHFELTVNTANIVENYATLTRSESLLPLVGDKAKLQHYAATTPIVDMVRFAPAQLDAESLIGLLRPLTPRLYSIASSQAEVESEVHITVGAVRFDIEGRARAGGASSFLADRVEEEGEVRVFIEHNDNFRLPANPETPVIMIGPGTGIAPFRAFLQQRAADEAPGKNWLFFGNPHFTEDFLYQVEWQRYVKEGVLNRIDLAWSRDQKQKIYVQDKLREQGAELWAWINNGAHLYVCGDANRMAKDVEQALLDVIAEFGGMDAETADEFLSELRVERRYQRDVY